In Rhodothermus sp., a single genomic region encodes these proteins:
- a CDS encoding tetratricopeptide repeat protein, with protein MWPNLLKGLGWLGVILITGCTSHTASPESVNATEAERNRVVQFWKLYREATQRRLSGELEAAAELYRQALALDSLHENALYYLGNTYLEMGRLEDAYQVWQRLARAHPQSSRVFMQLGRLQMCYPESPLFDLRAARASFERALALNKDSGPVLHLGEVALLEGRFEEAAALFDKVLAMNFRSVPAYVLKAYLAWRAGDSQTARLLLEKARPFARPKTDAARLQLEEGNTRTGRALVSEEAITCPLLAFDETALADTIRALEPDQLLHPLSERLAGLSL; from the coding sequence ATGTGGCCAAACCTGCTCAAAGGACTTGGATGGCTCGGGGTGATCCTGATTACGGGATGCACTTCACATACGGCGTCGCCGGAGTCGGTCAATGCAACGGAAGCCGAACGAAATCGCGTCGTCCAGTTCTGGAAGCTGTATCGTGAAGCGACGCAGCGGCGTCTGAGCGGCGAGCTGGAGGCAGCCGCTGAGCTATATCGGCAGGCGCTGGCGCTTGATAGCCTGCATGAAAATGCCCTTTATTATCTGGGCAACACCTATCTGGAGATGGGGCGCCTGGAAGATGCCTATCAGGTCTGGCAACGGCTGGCCAGAGCCCATCCCCAGAGCAGCCGCGTGTTCATGCAGCTCGGTCGGCTGCAGATGTGCTATCCGGAAAGCCCCCTGTTCGATCTACGGGCTGCTCGCGCTTCGTTCGAACGGGCGCTTGCGTTAAACAAAGATAGTGGTCCGGTGCTGCATCTGGGCGAGGTGGCATTGCTGGAAGGGCGTTTTGAAGAGGCCGCAGCGCTTTTTGACAAGGTGCTGGCGATGAATTTCCGCAGCGTACCGGCCTACGTGCTGAAGGCCTATCTGGCCTGGCGGGCAGGGGACTCGCAGACGGCCCGCCTGCTGCTGGAAAAAGCCCGGCCGTTCGCCCGACCGAAAACCGATGCCGCCCGCCTGCAACTCGAAGAGGGCAACACCCGCACCGGACGCGCACTGGTGTCGGAAGAAGCCATCACGTGTCCCCTGTTGGCCTTCGACGAAACGGCACTGGCCGACACCATCCGTGCCCTTGAGCCTGATCAACTCCTCCACCCGCTGTCCGAGCGGCTGGCAGGGTTGTCTCTGTAA
- a CDS encoding CRTAC1 family protein: MGRLSRRKRQIGWALGVALLGSLGGGVLVWRVTDTDEVPYRPGEQVEGVVARLERTLPPDYPRVMFEDVTEAAGIRFRHFAGRRTSQIPEDMGSGAAWGDYDRDGWLDLYVVSTIGPLSMTPEEGRQAGTCNRLFHNNGDGTFTEVTTTAGVGFCGWGMGAAWGDYDNDGWPDLVVTAFGQNVLYHNNGDGTFTEVTRSAGLAGPAGFWTGASWGDYDNDGDLDLYITGYVRYVPVRNDPSALDFDLENPPGINPSTFEPERNLLYRNNGDGTFTEIAVRAGVADPDGKGLSAAWVDLDEDGWLDLYVANDVSANTFFHNRGDGTFEELSYPALVADYRSSMGIAVGDWDGDTDLDLFLTHWVAQENALYTNLLHEQGNLRFRDEADQFGLGQISLDYVGWGTAFFDYDNDGRLDLFVTNGSTLQQRDQPHLLVPQKDLLFWNRGEDGFYDVSAVSGSFFDALYVGRGAAFADYDNDGDVDIFVVNHSGHGVLLRNEGGNRNSWLEVALESRSCNRMAFGARVRVVAGGRVQVRQIGAQSSYLSQNSPVAHFGLGRAARVDTIEVIWPCNGRRQVLTDVPARQIVRIVEDSTS, from the coding sequence ATGGGACGACTGTCGCGCAGAAAGCGCCAGATAGGATGGGCGCTGGGGGTAGCCCTTCTTGGAAGCTTGGGTGGCGGGGTCCTGGTATGGCGCGTGACGGATACAGACGAAGTACCCTACCGTCCGGGTGAACAGGTCGAGGGAGTGGTCGCACGGCTGGAGCGGACGTTACCGCCGGACTATCCTCGGGTTATGTTCGAGGACGTGACGGAAGCCGCGGGCATTCGCTTTCGCCATTTTGCCGGTCGGCGCACAAGCCAGATTCCTGAGGATATGGGTTCGGGCGCCGCGTGGGGCGATTACGACCGAGACGGCTGGCTCGATCTCTATGTGGTCAGCACGATCGGACCGCTTTCGATGACGCCTGAAGAAGGACGTCAGGCCGGTACCTGCAACCGTCTGTTCCACAACAACGGCGATGGTACGTTTACCGAGGTTACCACGACGGCCGGTGTGGGCTTCTGCGGCTGGGGCATGGGCGCGGCCTGGGGCGACTACGACAATGACGGATGGCCCGATCTGGTGGTAACCGCCTTTGGCCAGAACGTGCTCTATCACAACAATGGGGACGGAACATTCACCGAGGTGACCCGCAGCGCCGGGCTGGCCGGCCCGGCAGGGTTCTGGACAGGAGCCTCCTGGGGAGACTATGATAACGACGGAGACCTCGACCTGTATATTACCGGCTACGTCCGTTACGTGCCTGTTCGCAACGATCCCTCAGCGTTGGACTTTGACCTCGAAAATCCTCCGGGGATCAATCCTTCCACCTTCGAGCCTGAACGCAACCTGTTGTATCGCAACAACGGAGACGGTACTTTCACCGAAATAGCTGTCCGCGCCGGTGTGGCCGATCCTGATGGCAAAGGGCTCAGCGCTGCCTGGGTGGATCTGGACGAAGACGGGTGGCTGGATCTCTATGTAGCTAATGATGTATCCGCCAACACCTTCTTTCACAATCGGGGCGATGGCACCTTTGAAGAGCTGAGCTATCCGGCGCTGGTGGCCGACTATCGGAGCTCGATGGGTATTGCCGTGGGAGACTGGGATGGCGACACCGACCTGGACCTGTTTCTGACGCACTGGGTAGCCCAGGAAAATGCCCTGTATACCAATCTCCTGCATGAACAGGGAAACTTGCGCTTTCGCGATGAGGCCGACCAGTTCGGACTCGGACAGATCTCGCTCGACTATGTAGGGTGGGGGACTGCGTTTTTCGACTACGACAATGATGGACGGCTTGACTTATTCGTGACCAACGGAAGCACGCTACAGCAGCGCGACCAACCGCACCTGCTTGTGCCGCAAAAGGACCTGCTTTTCTGGAATCGCGGCGAGGATGGCTTCTACGACGTATCGGCCGTCAGTGGTAGCTTCTTCGATGCGCTCTATGTGGGGCGAGGCGCTGCTTTTGCGGACTACGACAACGACGGTGATGTGGACATTTTCGTGGTGAATCACAGCGGCCACGGGGTGCTGCTCCGCAACGAAGGCGGCAATCGGAATAGCTGGCTGGAGGTAGCGCTTGAAAGTCGTTCCTGTAATCGGATGGCATTCGGGGCACGCGTCCGTGTCGTGGCCGGCGGCCGGGTTCAGGTGCGACAGATTGGCGCACAGAGTTCCTACCTGTCTCAGAACAGTCCCGTAGCCCATTTCGGACTGGGAAGGGCCGCTCGGGTTGACACGATCGAAGTTATCTGGCCGTGCAACGGACGCCGTCAGGTGTTAACCGATGTGCCAGCCCGCCAGATCGTGCGCATCGTCGAAGACTCAACGAGCTGA
- a CDS encoding multiheme c-type cytochrome, with translation MQPDHPRLREWRHRLLWCVGGLLLFETLSGLAIYLLPFSVPSQFIVLLHTVGGLLFTGPYLWYQVRHWWMYRRMPWNHLVVLGYVGMGATLVAIVSGLVLTGQALWGTRIHYGWRRVHLWATFALIATVVPHVVWIMVRDHRARKREAIRPVLVAQQRFSAAVMLWTLGLFFVGVALAYVYRAPARYVELPPDYSYLYGPDRPFAPSLARTENNRAIPADVLGGSASCGRSGCHEQIYEEWLPSAHRYSAADPLFRRVQHVMGTQNGAESTRYCGGCHDPISLFSGTKNLFRDDLTNPVGLHEGISCVTCHAIQEVDVRGNADYVIHAPEPYLFERDTSGFGVLISNFLIRSYPEHHINSLSRRMFKSPEFCGACHKQFVDEEINNVGWVQLQNQYDNWRKSRWNHPGDPLKTIECRECHMPLVDSFDPARGDALDYNRSPDDGKHRSHRFLGANQFIPAHLELPGGQEHARLVEKWLRGEIEVPEIADKWRDGPVIPIQILAPTRVRPGETITVEVALLNNKAGHDFPTGPLDIIQAWVEFVVTNEQGQEVFVSGRLDDRYFIEPGAFVFKAEPVDRYGNLIDRHNLWEMVGVRYKRALFPGYADQARYVFTVPPNARRLHVKARLCYRKVNQFLLNFLFPDTTLTAPVTELSADSTVIQVLP, from the coding sequence ATGCAGCCTGATCATCCTCGCCTGCGTGAATGGCGCCACCGATTGCTCTGGTGTGTAGGTGGTTTGCTTTTGTTTGAGACGTTGAGCGGACTCGCCATTTATCTGCTGCCCTTCAGCGTACCCAGCCAGTTTATTGTACTACTACACACGGTAGGCGGTCTGCTTTTCACCGGGCCGTATCTCTGGTATCAGGTGCGGCATTGGTGGATGTATCGGCGTATGCCCTGGAATCATCTTGTCGTGCTGGGATACGTAGGTATGGGGGCTACGCTGGTGGCGATCGTATCGGGGCTGGTGTTGACGGGGCAGGCGCTCTGGGGGACGCGTATCCATTATGGCTGGCGTCGGGTACATCTGTGGGCTACGTTTGCGTTGATCGCTACGGTCGTGCCGCATGTAGTCTGGATTATGGTGCGCGACCATCGAGCGCGTAAGCGAGAAGCGATCCGGCCGGTTCTGGTGGCGCAGCAGCGCTTCTCGGCGGCAGTGATGCTGTGGACGTTGGGGCTGTTTTTCGTGGGGGTAGCGTTGGCGTACGTGTATCGAGCGCCAGCGCGCTACGTCGAACTGCCGCCAGATTATAGCTACCTTTATGGCCCCGATCGCCCCTTCGCGCCCAGTCTGGCGCGCACCGAGAACAACCGGGCAATCCCGGCCGACGTGCTGGGCGGTTCGGCCTCCTGTGGACGTTCGGGGTGCCACGAGCAGATCTATGAGGAATGGCTGCCCAGCGCGCACCGCTATTCGGCGGCCGATCCACTCTTTCGTCGGGTACAGCACGTAATGGGCACGCAGAACGGCGCTGAATCGACACGCTACTGTGGCGGCTGCCACGATCCTATTTCGCTTTTCAGCGGCACGAAGAATCTGTTTCGCGACGATCTTACCAATCCGGTTGGGTTGCATGAAGGGATTTCGTGTGTGACCTGTCATGCCATTCAGGAGGTGGACGTGCGGGGCAACGCAGATTATGTGATCCATGCCCCGGAACCCTATCTCTTTGAGCGCGACACGAGCGGGTTTGGCGTGTTGATCAGCAACTTCTTGATTCGCTCCTATCCAGAACATCACATCAACAGTCTGAGCCGTCGCATGTTCAAGAGCCCGGAGTTCTGCGGCGCCTGCCATAAGCAGTTCGTTGATGAGGAAATCAATAACGTGGGATGGGTGCAACTGCAGAACCAGTACGACAACTGGCGCAAGAGTCGTTGGAATCATCCGGGTGACCCCCTGAAGACGATAGAGTGTCGGGAGTGCCATATGCCCCTGGTCGATTCGTTTGATCCAGCCCGGGGCGATGCGCTCGACTACAACCGTTCACCAGACGACGGCAAGCATCGCAGCCATCGTTTTCTGGGGGCCAATCAGTTTATTCCAGCGCATCTGGAGCTCCCAGGCGGCCAGGAGCATGCACGGCTCGTCGAAAAGTGGCTCCGGGGGGAAATCGAGGTGCCAGAGATTGCCGACAAGTGGCGTGATGGGCCGGTCATCCCCATCCAGATACTGGCACCGACGCGTGTTCGTCCCGGCGAAACGATCACCGTCGAAGTGGCCCTGTTGAACAACAAGGCCGGCCACGACTTTCCGACCGGTCCGTTGGACATTATTCAGGCATGGGTTGAGTTTGTGGTGACCAACGAGCAGGGGCAGGAGGTATTTGTCAGCGGACGGCTTGACGACCGTTATTTCATCGAGCCAGGCGCGTTCGTCTTCAAGGCAGAGCCTGTGGATCGCTACGGTAATCTGATCGACCGGCATAACCTCTGGGAGATGGTGGGCGTGCGCTATAAGCGTGCCCTCTTTCCTGGCTATGCTGATCAGGCGCGTTATGTGTTCACCGTGCCGCCCAATGCTCGCCGCCTGCATGTGAAAGCACGGCTCTGCTATCGGAAGGTAAACCAGTTCCTGCTCAATTTCCTGTTTCCCGACACAACGCTTACGGCTCCGGTGACGGAGCTTTCGGCTGATTCCACCGTGATTCAGGTGCTGCCATAG
- the glnA gene encoding type I glutamate--ammonia ligase, which produces MAPPLIAEMPVETRKEVIRRVFELIEKEKAQMVDIRFVDFLGQQQHFSIPAAQFEPDHFDEGVGFDGSSIRGWKSIHESDMLVIPDPTTAFVDPFFQHKTVVLIGEIHEPGTLEPFPRCPRGIARRAEQFLKQSGIADVAYFGPEAEFFVFDHASFDEGPNQAFYKIDSDEGAWNRGRHDSLGYKPTTKGGYFPVPPTDSLQNLRAEMVLHMEAIGIPVECQHHEVASGGQCEIDFRFQPLLKCADLLLNYKYIVKNTAWKYGKTVTFMPKPIFGDNGSGMHTHISLWKDEQPLFFGEGYAGLSQEALWFIGGILHHAPAIIAFTNPTTNSFRRLVPGFEAPVNLVYSARNRSAAIRIPVYSNSPKAKRIEARFPDPSCNPYLAFSALLLAGLDGIRNQIDPGPPVDRDIYHLSPEEQAALPQAPKSLEEALEALEKDHEFLLQGGVFTEEVIEAWIQYKYDNEVQQLRMRPHPYEFSLYFDV; this is translated from the coding sequence ATGGCACCACCGCTGATTGCCGAAATGCCGGTGGAAACCCGGAAGGAAGTCATCCGCAGGGTTTTTGAGCTGATTGAAAAGGAAAAGGCGCAGATGGTCGACATTCGCTTTGTCGACTTTCTGGGCCAGCAGCAACACTTTTCGATCCCGGCTGCCCAGTTCGAACCCGATCATTTCGATGAGGGTGTGGGCTTCGACGGTTCGTCGATCCGGGGTTGGAAGAGCATTCATGAGTCCGACATGCTGGTGATTCCGGATCCGACGACCGCCTTTGTCGATCCGTTTTTCCAGCACAAGACGGTCGTTCTCATTGGCGAGATCCACGAGCCGGGCACGCTGGAGCCCTTTCCGCGCTGCCCCCGGGGCATCGCCCGTCGCGCCGAGCAGTTCCTGAAGCAGTCGGGTATCGCCGATGTGGCCTACTTCGGGCCGGAGGCCGAGTTCTTTGTATTCGACCACGCTTCGTTCGACGAAGGCCCCAACCAGGCGTTCTACAAGATCGACTCGGATGAAGGCGCCTGGAACCGGGGACGGCACGACAGCCTGGGGTACAAGCCCACGACCAAAGGGGGATACTTCCCCGTACCACCCACCGACTCGCTTCAGAACTTGCGTGCCGAAATGGTGCTGCATATGGAAGCCATCGGCATCCCGGTGGAATGTCAGCACCACGAGGTGGCCTCTGGGGGTCAATGCGAAATCGACTTTCGCTTTCAGCCCCTGTTGAAGTGTGCCGATCTGCTGCTGAACTACAAATACATCGTCAAAAATACCGCCTGGAAGTACGGTAAGACGGTCACCTTCATGCCCAAGCCGATCTTCGGAGACAACGGCTCGGGCATGCACACGCACATCTCGCTCTGGAAAGATGAGCAACCGCTCTTCTTTGGAGAGGGTTATGCCGGTTTGAGTCAGGAAGCCCTCTGGTTTATCGGGGGTATTTTGCACCACGCCCCGGCCATAATTGCCTTTACGAATCCGACAACCAACTCCTTCCGTCGCCTGGTACCCGGCTTCGAGGCCCCGGTGAACCTGGTCTATTCCGCGCGCAACCGGAGCGCCGCCATCCGCATCCCCGTCTACTCAAACAGCCCCAAGGCTAAGCGGATTGAAGCCCGCTTCCCGGATCCGTCCTGCAATCCCTATCTGGCCTTTTCAGCGTTGCTACTGGCCGGACTGGACGGTATTCGCAATCAGATCGATCCAGGTCCCCCTGTCGACAGGGACATCTATCACCTGTCGCCAGAGGAGCAGGCAGCCCTGCCTCAGGCACCCAAGTCGCTCGAAGAGGCCCTCGAAGCGCTCGAAAAGGATCACGAATTTCTGCTTCAGGGCGGCGTCTTTACGGAAGAGGTCATTGAGGCCTGGATCCAGTACAAGTACGACAACGAGGTCCAGCAACTCCGGATGCGTCCGCATCCGTATGAGTTCTCGCTATACTTTGACGTGTAG